A region of Cucumis melo cultivar AY chromosome 2, USDA_Cmelo_AY_1.0, whole genome shotgun sequence DNA encodes the following proteins:
- the LOC103494057 gene encoding phenylalanine--tRNA ligase beta subunit, cytoplasmic-like isoform X2 — translation MACNFTLYAMLKREDDKSTAVVIGNPRSTDFEVVRTSLMPGLLKIVGHNKDHPKPIKLIHGLVDRMMEVVGAPFVSVGDDTGYYIKCSDNPEFLTGRQAHIIYKGKKIGTFGIVHPEVLENFDIPDPCSLVEVNMESFL, via the exons ATGGCTTGCAATTTTACACTATATGCCATGTTAAAGCGTGAAGATGATAAATCTACCGCAGTTGTCATTGGAAATCCCCGTTCAACTGATTTTGAG GTTGTCCGAACCAGTCTTATGCCTGGTCTTTTGAAAATTGTTGGACATAATAAGGATCACCCAAAGCCCATAAAG TTGATTCATGGTTTGGTTGACCGAATGATGGAAGTCGTGGGAGCTCCTTTTGTCTCAGTTGGCGATGATACTGGGTATTACATAAAATGTTCAGAT AACCCGGAGTTTCTTACTGGTAGACAAGCTCACATCATTtataaaggaaagaaaattgGCACTTTCGGAATTGTTCATCCCGAG GTTTTGGAGAACTTTGACATTCCCGATCCATGTTCCTTAGTTGAAGTTAACATGGAGAGCTTTTTATAG
- the LOC103494057 gene encoding phenylalanine--tRNA ligase beta subunit, cytoplasmic-like isoform X1 yields the protein MACNFTLYAMLKREDDKSTAVVIGNPRSTDFEVVRTSLMPGLLKIVGHNKDHPKPIKIFEVGDVSLLALEIIVILLLYNSGFELIHGLVDRMMEVVGAPFVSVGDDTGYYIKCSDNPEFLTGRQAHIIYKGKKIGTFGIVHPEVLENFDIPDPCSLVEVNMESFL from the exons ATGGCTTGCAATTTTACACTATATGCCATGTTAAAGCGTGAAGATGATAAATCTACCGCAGTTGTCATTGGAAATCCCCGTTCAACTGATTTTGAG GTTGTCCGAACCAGTCTTATGCCTGGTCTTTTGAAAATTGTTGGACATAATAAGGATCACCCAAAGCCCATAAAG ATATTTGAAGTTGGTGATGTATCATTGCTGGCGCTAGAAATCATCGTTATCTTGCTGCTCTATAATTCTGGATTTGAA TTGATTCATGGTTTGGTTGACCGAATGATGGAAGTCGTGGGAGCTCCTTTTGTCTCAGTTGGCGATGATACTGGGTATTACATAAAATGTTCAGAT AACCCGGAGTTTCTTACTGGTAGACAAGCTCACATCATTtataaaggaaagaaaattgGCACTTTCGGAATTGTTCATCCCGAG GTTTTGGAGAACTTTGACATTCCCGATCCATGTTCCTTAGTTGAAGTTAACATGGAGAGCTTTTTATAG
- the LOC127148131 gene encoding protein MIS12 homolog yields MEGSKGESVFNSLNLNPQLFINEALNTVDDLVDDAFDFYQSQASAALKTEGSDRSQDLTLGISQVRALVQLGLDKRLAMWEKYCLNHCFSVPEGFSLPSNDESPGVTSINHDQDVDLDTELDLLRNKLSEVRKENIVLNQELQALERQTASSNSQISHFNEALQLYEQSSVNDMFQEMIKTASELRAKIGKMKKRRTEEAKLAKVEKVHTNGDISHHHNGFSNAKLDDIQEFLSDLKKI; encoded by the exons ATGGAAGGAAGTAAAGGCGAATCGGTATTCAATTCCCTCAATCTCAATCCACAGCTCTTCATTAATGAAGCTCTCAATACTGTCGACGATTTGGTTGATGATGCTTTCGATTTCTATCAATC ACAAGCATCTGCTGCCTTGAAGACCGAGGGCTCCGATAGATCTCAGGATCTTACCCTG GGAATATCGCAAGTCCGAGCGTTGGTCCAATTGGGTCTGGATAAGCGATTGGCCATGTGGGAAAAGTACTGTCTTAATCACTGTTTTTCAGTGCCTGAAGGTTTTTCTTTACCCTCAAAT GATGAATCACCTGGTGTCACTTCAATAAATCATGACCAAGACGTGGATCTGGATACAGAGCTAGATCTTTTGAGAAATAAGCTCTCCGAG GTCAGAAAAGAGAATATTGTATTAAACCAAGAGCTACAAGCTTTGGAAAGGCAAACTGCTTCCAGTAACTCCCAAATCAGTCATTTCAACGAAGCATTACAACTATATGAGCAAAGTTCTGTGAATGACATGTTCCAGG AAATGATCAAAACTGCATCAGAGCTCCGTGCAAAAATAGGAAAGATGAAGAAAAGGAGGACGGAGGAAGCCAAGCTCGCTAAAGTAGAGAAGGTTCATACAAATGGAGACATCTCTCACCATCACAATG GTTTCTCTAATGCTAAGCTGGATGATATTCAAGAATTTTTATCTGATTTGAAGAAGATTTGA